The DNA sequence GTCGAACCTGAGCCGTTTCTGGTACAGGTAATAGCCATCGGCGATCTGCCAGAACAGCTGGGTTTCACCGGAGTCCAGGCGTTCGGAAGTGAACACGAACGCCTTTTCCACCGGCAGGAAATCGGGTTTGGTCTCGAAGGGATTGGCGGCCTGGGCCAGGCCCGAAATCAGGAGCAGCCACAGCAAAAACAATCGACGCATGGATAAAGCCTTAGAACGAAGCAAGTGGAAAGCACAATGGCGACTGGCGATTAACCGTCGATTAACCCGACGACGACCGGTGGGCCGCAATGATCGCCCATGTTTGCCGTACTCGTCGCATAATGTCGGCTTAATCGGCCAGCGGCCTAATGTACCTTTTTCCACGGGGCTTACCATGCACGTACTGGTCTGCGAAGACGATGAGCTGATCGCCAGCGGGATCGTTGCCGGGCTCACGGCCCAGGGCCTGACCGTCGAACACGTCGCCACGGCATCGGCGGCACGGGCGATGGTCGGCGTGGCCGAATTTGACGTCATGGTGCTGGACCTGGGGTTGCCCGACGAGGACGGCCTGAAATTGCTCAAGCAACTGCGCCAGCAAGGCCTGGAGATACCGGTGCTGATCCTCACGGCCCGGGATTCGGTGACCGATCGGGTCGATGGCCTGCAGGCCGGTGCCGATGACTATTTGCTCAAGCCCTTCGACCTGCGCGAACTCGCGGCGCGCCTGCACACGCTGCTGCGGCGGGTGGCGGGGCGCAGCGTCAATCTGATCGAGCACGGCCGCCTGACTTACGATCCCAGCAGCCGGGAAACCACATTGGCTGGCCAGCCGGTGGATCTGTCCCGTCGGGAGCAGTCGCTGTTGCAAGCGCTGCTGCACAACCGTGGCCGGGTGCTGTCCACCGAGCAACTCAAGGACAGTGTCTATGGGTTCAATGACGAGCTGGAAAGCAACGCCCTCAACGTCCATATCCATCACCTGCGACGCAAACTGGGTAACGGAATCGTCGAGACCGTGCGCGGGCTTGGTTATCGGTTGGGACCGGCCGACGGCGGGGAATCTTCCAAGTGATGAGTCTGCGACTGCGCCTGAGCCTGACCCTCGGCGCGGCCTTCGCCCTGATCTGGGCCCTGGCCGCGGCGTGGATGCTCAGCGATCTGCGC is a window from the Pseudomonas brassicacearum genome containing:
- a CDS encoding response regulator — translated: MHVLVCEDDELIASGIVAGLTAQGLTVEHVATASAARAMVGVAEFDVMVLDLGLPDEDGLKLLKQLRQQGLEIPVLILTARDSVTDRVDGLQAGADDYLLKPFDLRELAARLHTLLRRVAGRSVNLIEHGRLTYDPSSRETTLAGQPVDLSRREQSLLQALLHNRGRVLSTEQLKDSVYGFNDELESNALNVHIHHLRRKLGNGIVETVRGLGYRLGPADGGESSK